In one Maniola hyperantus chromosome 6, iAphHyp1.2, whole genome shotgun sequence genomic region, the following are encoded:
- the LOC117983304 gene encoding delta-sarcoglycan-like: MKVEDTTTEGIRGWGCTPTGDPPPAAVTNTSNATPSSCLPVWVTRGWKRNLLYGIIVLLMVLVFMNIALTLWIISTLKLTARGIGPITIIKDGVHLDGQVWIVDKLVASTISSQAALPITLHSHRNFSVVVSEPGHVNQAKVVIKRDVIECSGQVFEVRDAKGGEVFYASREEVRVSAEALTLDGAGGLTVKSALQTPIVRAPPGSDLQLESLTRRLDVRAPQSIFLESRAGGIDITSHSNITLKSDVGAIKLHASNIIIHNLIEASVTDVPQKRTWGRKVYQLCACASGKLFLAAPESICAMHDHDTELCR, translated from the exons ATGAAAGTAGAGGACACAACAACTGAAGGAATCAGAGGGTGGGGCTGTACTCCAACTGGTGACCCTCCTCCTGCAGCAGTAACAAACACATCAAACGCTACACCATCTAGCTGCCTTCCAGTATGGGTCACGAGAGGGTGGAAAAGAAACTTATTGTATGGCATTATAGTATTGCTAATGGTGCTTGTGTTTATGAATATTGCCTTGACGTTATGGATCATAAGTACATTAAAATTGACGGCG AGGGGCATTGGtccaataacaattattaaagaCGGCGTTCATCTAGATGGGCAGGTGTGGATAGTAGACAAACTAGTTGCTTCGACAATTTCGTCGCAGGCGGCTCTACCTATTACCTTACATTCACACCGCAATTTCTCTGTCGTCGTTTCAGAGCCTGGTCATGTCAACCAGGCTAAAGTAgtaataa AACGAGATGTTATTGAGTGCAGTGGACAAGTGTTTGAAGTCAGAGACGCAAAGGGAGGTGAGGTGTTCTACGCGTCTCGGGAAGAAGTCCGTGTGTCCGCAGAGGCCCTAACTCTAGACGGAGCAGGAGGCCTAACAGTAAAGAGTGCGCTCCAAACACCAATAGTACGTGCACCACCTGGCTCTGATTTGCA ATTGGAATCATTGACAAGACGGCTCGATGTGAGAGCACCACAGTCCATATTTCTTGAAAGTAGAGCAGGCGGCATCGACATAACATCACATAGCAACATAACGCTTAAATCGGACGTCGGAGCT ATAAAACTTCACGCTTCGAATATTATAATCCACAATCTTATAGAAGCATCTGTAACAGATGTTCCACAGAAAAGGACATGGGGAAGAAAAGTTTATCAATTGTGCGCGTGCGCTTCCGGAAAATTGTTCTTGGCAGCTCCAGAGTCTATTTGTGCGATGCATGATCACGATACTGAACTATGCCGATAA